The Zingiber officinale cultivar Zhangliang chromosome 9A, Zo_v1.1, whole genome shotgun sequence genome window below encodes:
- the LOC122019626 gene encoding subtilisin-like protease 4: MDLVPWQLFLLLALVAYPSSASRYIIQLEEPIEPLTESNLKSWHESFLPPAVEESGADRRLLHSYSDVFSGFAAVLTEEELQAVGKKKGFVRAFPDRVLRVMTTHTPDFLGLKVGRGLWDDSKLGSGVIIGVIDSGVTPGHPSYDDEGVPPPPSNWKGSCELETGCNNKLIGARSMLAGGGGSPPVDEGGHGTHTSATAAGNFVRNVSYFGLANGTAAGIAPRAHLAIYQVCRGDDNCTSSDILAGLDAAVKDGVDILSISLGAPSIPLEQDVIAIGSFAAVRKGIFVSCAGGNDGPAYFSLSNEAPWILTVAASSVDRSFRASVKLPNGKVIAGESLDQPRNFTKRSLPLYYSIDTPTCLDPPVDSHRGSVWVCETGGISPSDVAAYVKSLGARALIFISSKDDGATIMVSKLDFPVVVLTARDGSDLVSYLNSSSDPSASIIFDGTVLGVSPAPIVAFFSSRGPSQTTSGILKPDISGPGLNILSAWIPSQDGSSDSPHYSIISGTSMATPHLSGIAAILKAAHPTWSPAAIKSAIVTTADSDVFDELLYPAFYFAKGAGNVNPNKAADPGLIYDITGEDYISYICGKFGEGARNIARESVNCSKSVTEAELNYPSILLAPKGQVADKVTRTVTNVGPAGSRYKVSLTISKSAVSATVTPKTLTFTELNEKKSFIVSAKWAASGPPNPANPFVEGKLTWTSVDGKHVVTSPLVVSAIE; this comes from the coding sequence ATGGATCTTGTGCCATGGcagctctttcttctccttgcCTTGGTCGCCTATCCTTCTTCTGCGAGTCGTTACATAATTCAACTGGAGGAGCCGATTGAGCCGTTGACGGAATCAAACTTGAAGAGCTGGCATGAGTCTTTCCTGCCGCCGGCCGTCGAGGAGTCTGGCGCCGATCGGCGGTTGCTGCACTCCTACAGCGACGTCTTCAGCGGGTTTGCCGCCGTGCTGACGGAGGAGGAGCTGCAGGCGGtggggaagaagaagggcttcgtCCGCGCGTTCCCCGACCGCGTGCTACGTGTGATGACGACCCACACGCCGGATTTCCTCGGACTCAAGGTCGGGAGGGGGCTGTGGGACGACTCAAAGTTGGGGAGCGGAGTCATCATCGGAGTCATCGACTCTGGAGTGACTCCCGGACACCCTTCCTACGACGACGAGGGAGTCCCGCCTCCGCCCTCGAATTGGAAGGGCTCGTGCGAGCTCGAGACCGGTTGCAACAACAAGCTCATCGGCGCCAGGTCGATGCTCGCAGGCGGGGGTGGGAGTCCTCCCGTCGACGAGGGCGGCCATGGGACCCACACATCCGCCACCGCCGCAGGTAACTTCGTCCGCAACGTGAGTTACTTTGGTTTGGCCAATGGCACCGCCGCCGGGATAGCCCCTCGGGCTCACCTCGCCATCTACCAGGTCTGCCGCGGCGACGACAACTGCACTTCCTCCGACATCCTTGCCGGGTTGGATGCGGCGGTCAAGGACGGCGTCGACATCCTCTCTATCTCGCTCGGCGCCCCTTCCATCCCTCTCGAACAAGATGTCATCGCCATCGGTTCGTTTGCGGCGGTCAGGAAGGGCATTTTCGTCAGTTGCGCCGGCGGCAACGATGGACCTGCCTACTTCTCCCTCTCCAATGAGGCGCCGTGGATCCTCACTGTGGCGGCCAGCAGTGTCGACCGAAGCTTCAGGGCCTCTGTGAAGCTTCCCAATGGGAAGGTCATCGCCGGAGAGTCTCTTGATCAGCCGCGCAACTTCACTAAAAGGTCTCTTCCCCTATACTACTCCATCGACACGCCGACATGTCTGGATCCTCCCGTTGATAGCCACAGGGGCAGCGTCTGGGTCTGCGAGACTGGCGGCATCAGTCCCTCAGATGTTGCGGCGTACGTCAAGTCCCTCGGCGCGAGAGCGTTGATCTTCATTTCCTCTAAGGACGACGGCGCCACCATCATGGTCAGCAAGCTGGACTTCCCTGTAGTAGTGCTCACCGCCCGAGACGGCTCTGACCTCGTATCGTATTTGAACTCCTCCTCCGACCCCTCCGCGTCGATCATCTTCGACGGGACGGTTCTCGGCGTATCCCCCGCCCCCATCGTGGCTTTCTTCTCCTCCCGTGGGCCATCGCAGACGACGTCTGGCATCCTCAAGCCCGACATCTCTGGCCCAGGCCTTAACATCTTATCGGCCTGGATTCCTTCCCAAGACGGCAGCAGTGACAGCCCGCATTACTCTATCATCTCCGGCACGTCCATGGCCACGCCTCACCTCAGTGGCATCGCAGCGATTTTAAAGGCCGCACACCCTACTTGGTCACCGGCAGCTATCAAGTCGGCGATCGTCACCACGGCAGACTCCGACGTCTTCGACGAGTTACTCTATCCAGCTTTCTATTTCGCCAAGGGCGCAGGAAACGTCAACCCTAACAAAGCTGCTGATCCCGGCCTTATTTATGACATCACCGGTGAGGACTACATCTCCTATATCTGCGGCAAATTCGGAGAAGGTGCTAGAAATATAGCGCGCGAAAGTGTCAACTGCTCGAAGAGTGTGACGGAAGCGGAGCTCAATTACCCGTCGATTCTGCTAGCCCCCAAAGGCCAGGTGGCAGACAAGGTGACCCGAACGGTCACGAACGTCGGACCGGCGGGATCGAGGTACAAGGTGTCGCTGACAATATCGAAGTCTGCCGTGTCGGCTACTGTCACTCCCAAGACGCTGACGTTCACCGAGCTGAACGAGAAGAAGTCATTCATCGTGAGCGCAAAATGGGCCGCCAGTGGACCTCCCAATCCCGCCAATCCATTCGTGGAGGGGAAGTTGACTTGGACATCTGTTGATGGAAAGCATGTGGTGACGAGCCCATTGGTCGTCTCCGCCATAGAGTGA
- the LOC122019627 gene encoding subtilisin-like protease, producing the protein MNLSPWLLFHLLAFVVSSSSASRYIIQVEEPIEPLTGSSLKSWHESFLPSAVEESGANRRLLHSYSEVFSGFAAVLTEEELQAVEKKKGFVRALPDRVLRLMTTHTPDFLRLEIGKKGLWEDTKLGSGVIIGVLDTGVTPGHPSFDDEGVPPPPSKWKGSCDLETGCNNKLIGARSMLFDLGQSPPIDENGHGTHTSSTAAGNFVRNVSYYGLANGTAAGMAPRAHLAIYQVCSGNGNCNPSDILAGLDEAVKDGVDIISFSISSGSTPLNRDPIAIGSFEAARKGIFVSCAGSNYGPDYFTLSNEAPWMLTVAASSVDRSFSAFVKLPNGKVIPGESLDQPTNFTKSSLPLYYTDECLRNPPDDSHRGNVWVCKATESGSPEYVAKIVKSHGASALIYISWKVDGATIQLFKLNFPTVVIANQDGSDLISYLNSSSNPSASIVFNGTVLGVSPTPAVAYFSSRGPSLATPSILKPDISGPGLNIFAAWIPSIGSPDYKIISGTSMATPHLSGVAALLKAAHPTWSSAAIKSAIVTTANADVYDELLKPAFHFVKGAGQVNPNKASDPGLIYDITDDDYISYICGKFGGEGAKTIVRGIVDCSKFKNLTEAELNYPSILLSPKGEEMVNVSRTVTNVGPARLSYKVSVTISDPAAAATVTPETLTFTELNEQKSFSVSAKWAAGGPPSTGNQFVDGKLTWTSDDGKYVVTSPLVISVMEP; encoded by the coding sequence AGCCGTTACATAATTCAAGTGGAGGAGCCGATTGAGCCGCTGACGGGATCGAGCCTGAAGAGCTGGCATGAGTCTTTCTTGCCGTCGGCCGTCGAGGAGTCTGGTGCCAATCGGCGGCTGCTACACTCCTACAGCGAAGTCTTCAGCGGGTTCGCTGCCGTACTAACGGAGGAGGAGCTGCAggcggtggagaagaagaagggtttCGTGCGTGCACTCCCCGATCGAGTGCTGCGCCTGATGACCACCCACACGCCAGATTTCCTCAGGCTCGAGATCGGGAAGAAGGGGTTGTGGGAAGACACGAAGCTTGGGAGCGGAGTCATCATCGGAGTCCTCGACACTGGCGTGACGCCCGGTCACCCTTCTTTCGATGATGAGGGGGTCCCGCCTCCGCCCTCTAAGTGGAAGGGCTCGTGCGATCTCGAGACCGGTTGCAACAACAAGCTCATCGGCGCCAGGTCGATGCTCTTTGACTTGGGTCAGAGTCCTCCCATTGACGAGAACGGCCACGGGACCCACACTTCCTCCACCGCCGCAGGTAATTTCGTCCGAAATGTGAGCTACTACGGCTTGGCCAATGGCACGGCCGCTGGGATGGCCCCTCGGGCTCACCTCGCCATCTACCAGGTCTGCTCCGGCAATGGCAATTGCAATCCCTCCGACATCCTCGCCGGGTTGGACGAAGCTGTCAAGGACGGCGTCGACATCATCTCTTTCTCGATCAGCAGTGGTTCCACGCCTCTCAATCGAGATCCTATCGCCATCGGTTCGTTCGAGGCGGCCAGGAAGGGCATCTTTGTTAGCTGCGCCGGCAGCAACTATGGACCTGACTACTTCACCCTCTCCAACGAGGCGCCGTGGATGCTCACTGTCGCAGCCAGCAGCGTCGACCGAAGCTTTAGTGCCTTCGTGAAGCTTCCCAACGGGAAGGTGATTCCCGGGGAGTCTTTGGACCAGCCGACCAACTTCACTAAAAGCTCTCTTCCCCTGTACTACACCGACGAGTGCCTCAGGAATCCTCCCGATGATAGCCACAGGGGCAACGTCTGGGTCTGCAAGGCCACCGAAAGTGGTAGTCCCGAATATGTGGCGAAGATCGTCAAGTCCCACGGTGCCAGTGCATTGATCTACATTTCCTGGAAGGTTGACGGCGCCACCATCCAGCTCTTTAAGCTGAACTTCCCCACAGTAGTGATCGCCAACCAAGACGGCTCTGACCttatatcatatttgaactcctccTCTAACCCCTCTGCGTCGATCGTCTTCAACGGGACGGTTCTCGGGGTATCACCCACCCCGGCCGTAGCTTACTTCTCCTCCCGGGGGCCGTCGCTGGCGACACCGAGCATCCTTAAGCCAGACATCTCTGGCCCGGGCCTTAACATCTTCGCGGCCTGGATTCCTTCGATTGGCTCTCCTGATTACAAGATCATCTCCGGCACATCCATGGCGACGCCTCACCTCAGTGGCGTCGCAGCGCTCTTAAAGGCCGCGCACCCTACTTGGTCGTCGGCAGCTATCAAGTCGGCTATCGTCACCACTGCAAATGCAGACGTCTATGATGAGTTGCTTAAGCCGGCGTTCCATTTCGTCAAGGGCGCAGGACAAGTCAATCCTAACAAAGCTTCCGATCCCGGCCTTATTTACGACATCACTGACGATGACTACATCTCCTACATCTGCGGCAAATTCGGTGGCGAAGGCGCCAAAACAATAGTGCGTGGAATCGTGGACTGCTCTAAGTTCAAGAACTTGACGGAAGCGGAGCTCAACTACCCGTCGATTCTGTTGTCCCCTAAAGGCGAGGAGATGGTCAATGTAAGTCGGACGGTCACGAATGTCGGACCGGCGAGATTGAGCTACAAGGTGTCGGTGACCATATCGGACCCTGCCGCAGCGGCTACTGTCACCCCCGAGACATTGACGTTCACTGAGTTGAACGAGCAGAAGTCGTTCAGCGTGAGCGCGAAATGGGCTGCCGGCGGACCTCCCAGTACTGGCAATCAATTCGTGGACGGAAAGTTAACTTGGACCTCCGATGATGGTAAGTATGTAGTGACGAGCCCATTGGTCATCTCCGTCATGGAGCCTTAG